A single region of the Physeter macrocephalus isolate SW-GA unplaced genomic scaffold, ASM283717v5 random_635, whole genome shotgun sequence genome encodes:
- the LOC102973363 gene encoding whirlin — MGEEEGTHITSSSLLLYDLKHPHRFSEIGDQILEVNGQSFLNILHDEAVSLLKSSRHLILTVKDVRRLPHARTTVDETKWIASSRIGDAATNSAGFPGDLTAEGTNKLGFYKGPAGSQVTLSSLGNQTRVLLEERARHLLNEQERATMAYYLEEYRGGSVSVEALVMALFELLNTRAKFLLLSEVRGTISPQDLDRFDHLVLRREIESMKARQPPGPVAGDTYSMVSCSDTGSSTGSHGTSTTVSSARERLLWLIDLMENTLDLEETGEAVQGNMNTLSDVSLDDVKSTSKGLPSYKPPPAPSPLPQGHDHLINQMRKPGREDLQPPSSASSHAGIVFSAPRNRSPPAGTSPAPEASSAQDSPSSPIYASISPANPGSKRPLDAHLALVNQHPIGPFPRVQSPPHLKSPPAEATLAGGSLPPPSPSGHPDQTGTNQHFVMVEVHRPDSEPDVNEVRALPQTRTASTLSQLSDSGQTLSEDSGVDAGEAEASAPGRGRQVVSAKSRGSKETPRNERTTEGAAKPPGLLEPTSTLVRVKKSAATLGIAIEGGANTRQPLPRIVTIQRGGSAHNCGQLKVGHVILEVNGVTLRGKEHREAARIIAEAFKSKERDYIDFLVTEFNVML, encoded by the exons atgggagaggaggaag GAACTCACATAACCTCTTCGAGCCTCCTGCTGTACGACCTCAAGCACCCGCACAGATTCTCTGAG ATTGGGGACCAGATTCTGGAGGTGAACGGGCAGAGCTTTCTCAACATCCTGCACGACGAAGCGGTCAGCTTGCTCAAGTCATCCCGGCACCTCATCCTGACCGTGAAGGACGTCAGGAGGCTGCCCCACGCCCGAACCACCGTGGACGAGACCAAGTGGATTGCCAGTTCCCGGATCGGGGACGCCGCCACGAACTCAGCAGG CTTTCCTGGGGATCTCACGGCAGAGGGGACCAACAAG CTGGGGTTTTACAAGGGGCCGGCCGGCTCCCAGGTGACCCTGAGCAGCCTGGGCAACCAGACGCGGGTGCTGCTGGAGGAGCGGGCGCGGCACCTGCTGAACGAGCAGGAACGTGCCACCATGGCCTACTACCTGGAGGAGTACCGCGGCGGCAGCGTGTCCGTGGAGGCCCTCGTCATGGCCCTGTTTGAGCTGCTCAACACCCGTGCCAAG TTCTTGCTCCTCTCTGAGGTGAGAGGTACCATCTCCCCCCAAGACCTGGACCGCTTCGACCACCTGGTGCTGAGGCGGGAGATCGAGTCGATGAAGGCACGGCAGCCCCCCGGCCCTGTGGCCGGGGACACCTACTCCATGGTCTCCTGCAGCGACACAGGCTCGTCCACGGGCAGCCACGGCACCTCCACCACTGTCAGCTCAGCCAGG gAGCGGCTGCTGTGGCTTATAGACCTGATGGAG AACACTCTGGACCTGGAGGAGACTGGGGAGGCCGTCCAGGGAAATATGAACACCCTCTCAGACGTCTCCCTG GATGATGTCAAGTCCACCTCCAAGGGACTGCCTAGCTACAAGCCACCGCCTGCCCCATCACCTTTGCCCCAAGGCCACGACCACCTGATCAACCAGATGAGGAAGCCGGGCAGAGAGGACCTCCAGCCGCCTTCCTCCGCGTCTTCCCACGCGGGCATCGTCTTCTCTGCTCCGCGGAACCGCAGCCCGCCGGCGGGCACCTCCCCCGCCCCAGAGGCCTCCTCAGCACAGGACTCGCCCTCCTCCCCCATCTACGCCTCCATCTCCCCGGCCAACCCCGGCTCCAAGAGGCCGCTGGACGCCCATCTGGCCCTGGTCAACCAGCACCCCATTGGCCCCTTCCCGCGGGTCCAGTCACCCCCGCACCTGAAAAGCCCCCCTGCAGAGGCCACGCTGGCGGGGGGCAGCCTTCCGCCACCCTCCCCGTCCGGCCACCCAGACCAGACGGGCACGAACCAGCACTTTGTCATGGTGGAGGTGCACCGCCCAGACAGCGAGCCCGACGTGAACGAAGTGAGGGCGCTGCCCCAGACGCGCA cagcctccacaCTCTCCCAGCTCTCGGACAGCGGGCAGACCCTGAGCGAGGACAGTGGCGTGGACGCCGGCGAGGCAGAAGCCAGCGCCCCAGGCCGAGGCAGACAGGTGGTGTCCGCCAAGAGCAGGGGTAGCAAGGAGACGCCTCGGAACGAGAGGACCACCGAGGGGGCCGCCAAACCG CCCGGACTCCTGGAGCCCACCTCCACCCTGGTCCGCGTGAAGAAAAGCGCAGCCACCCTGGGCATCGCCATCGAGGGCGGCGCCAACACCCGCCAGCCCCTGCCTAGGATCGTCACGATTCAG CGAGGCGGCTCAGCCCACAACTGTGGGCAGCTCAAGGTGGGCCACGTGATCCTGGAAGTGAACGGGGTGACGCTTCGGGGCAAGGAGCATCGGGAGGCCGCGCGCATCATCGCGGAGGCCTTCAAGAGCAAGGAGCGTGACTACATCGACTTTCTGGTCACCGAGTTCAATGTGATGCTCTAG